In a genomic window of Occallatibacter riparius:
- a CDS encoding NCS1 family nucleobase:cation symporter-1 — MSNVADSSLSNSDLAPVPPSQRTWTMYNYIALWFSMSMEITTYQLASSLIAKGMDWKQAVGTVLLGNLIVLIPMLLNAHAGAKYGIPFPVFIRAPFGVRGANIPAILRAVVACGWFGIQSWIGGTAIHAMLAIIAPSVAVAPMTLWLCFIGFWLLNMMVVWRGVDTIRRLQAFGAPFMFVIAAVMLIWVRAKAGSFGEMLSTPSQFHSTREFMAVFIPSLTGMVGYWATLALNIPDFTRYSKSQSAQSWGQAFGLPVAMALYAFVGIAVTSASSVLFGHAVWNPIELIGMFHQPVVAFIAMIAILIATMNINIGANVVSPSNDFSNLYPRLISFRTGGMITGLLGLAMCPWHFLSTPDAYIFGWLVGYSGLLGPVAGIMVTDYFLIRKTELDVNSLYRKDGAYYYANGINLYAIAALALGVVIALVGLFVSPLRFLYDYAWFVGFFSAGAIYWGLMRLSEAGSIATGLKHAEADPPDAR, encoded by the coding sequence ATGTCGAACGTCGCGGACTCGTCTCTTTCGAATAGCGATTTGGCGCCGGTGCCGCCGTCGCAGCGCACCTGGACGATGTACAACTACATCGCGCTGTGGTTCTCCATGTCAATGGAGATCACGACCTATCAGCTCGCCTCATCACTCATCGCCAAGGGCATGGACTGGAAGCAGGCCGTGGGCACGGTGCTCCTGGGCAACCTGATCGTGCTCATCCCCATGCTGCTGAATGCGCATGCCGGCGCAAAATACGGCATTCCGTTCCCGGTCTTCATTCGCGCACCCTTCGGCGTGCGCGGCGCAAACATCCCGGCGATTCTCCGCGCAGTGGTGGCCTGCGGATGGTTCGGCATTCAGTCGTGGATCGGCGGCACAGCCATCCACGCCATGCTGGCGATCATCGCGCCTTCCGTTGCGGTCGCGCCGATGACGCTGTGGCTCTGCTTCATTGGCTTTTGGCTGCTGAACATGATGGTGGTGTGGCGCGGTGTGGATACCATCCGACGGCTGCAGGCGTTCGGTGCGCCCTTCATGTTCGTGATCGCGGCGGTGATGCTGATCTGGGTGCGTGCGAAGGCCGGCAGCTTCGGCGAAATGTTGTCCACGCCGAGTCAGTTTCATTCGACGCGCGAGTTTATGGCGGTATTTATTCCTTCGCTGACCGGGATGGTGGGCTACTGGGCCACGCTGGCGCTGAACATTCCCGACTTCACGCGCTACTCGAAATCACAGAGCGCGCAATCGTGGGGACAGGCCTTCGGATTGCCAGTCGCGATGGCGCTCTACGCATTCGTCGGGATCGCCGTGACGTCGGCCTCCTCGGTGCTGTTCGGCCACGCAGTGTGGAATCCCATTGAGCTGATCGGCATGTTCCATCAACCAGTGGTCGCGTTCATCGCCATGATCGCGATTCTGATAGCTACGATGAACATCAACATCGGCGCCAACGTAGTGTCGCCGTCCAACGATTTTTCGAACCTCTATCCGAGGCTGATCAGCTTTCGCACCGGCGGCATGATCACCGGACTGCTGGGGCTGGCGATGTGCCCGTGGCATTTCCTCTCCACGCCGGATGCGTACATATTCGGCTGGCTTGTCGGGTATTCGGGGCTGCTCGGGCCGGTAGCCGGAATCATGGTCACCGACTACTTCCTGATCCGCAAAACAGAGCTCGACGTGAACTCGCTCTATCGCAAAGACGGCGCCTATTACTACGCGAACGGCATCAACCTGTATGCGATCGCCGCGCTGGCACTTGGAGTAGTCATCGCGCTGGTGGGCCTGTTTGTCAGCCCGCTTCGCTTCCTCTATGACTACGCATGGTTCGTCGGGTTCTTCTCGGCAGGTGCGATCTATTGGGGTCTGATGCGCCTGTCGGAGGCGGGCAGCATCGCAACTGGATTGAAGCACGCCGAGGCAGATCCACCCGACGCGCGCTAG
- a CDS encoding MerR family transcriptional regulator — MRDAGYTIRTMAQRCGMTAHTLRYYERVGLIQPVGRAQNGHRRYSDEDEAWLNFLHCMRATNMPIREMQRYAALRERGEGSSLERRKILEEHRSVITEQIAALEKAQKLLTHKIDNYRAIEERIGVRRPAEYSTDQLPDLAPAM; from the coding sequence ATGCGGGATGCTGGATACACGATTCGAACCATGGCACAGCGTTGCGGGATGACCGCGCACACGCTGCGCTACTACGAGCGCGTCGGCCTCATTCAACCGGTGGGCCGCGCACAGAATGGCCATCGCCGCTACTCCGATGAGGACGAGGCGTGGCTCAACTTCCTCCATTGCATGCGCGCGACAAACATGCCGATTCGCGAGATGCAGCGTTATGCTGCCCTGCGCGAGCGCGGCGAGGGCAGCTCTCTCGAGCGTCGCAAGATTCTCGAAGAGCATCGTAGCGTGATCACCGAGCAGATTGCCGCGCTGGAAAAAGCGCAGAAGCTGCTCACCCACAAGATCGATAACTACCGCGCCATTGAAGAACGCATTGGCGTGCGCAGACCCGCCGAGTACTCAACGGATCAGCTCCCCGATCTCGCTCCGGCGATGTAA
- a CDS encoding (2Fe-2S)-binding protein, with translation MADSPNLRFKHLRARFTPTSQEAAPNADERQSIDLEPLAPEDPKGRFSRRSFLSGLSATGILAGAAPLVQAAPAHEPVVEEEAAPAGIVTANVMLRINGKDYPLRNLDTRATLLDTLRERIHLTGTKKGCDHGQCGACTVHVNGRRVNSCLSFAVMHEGDEITTIEGIGQPSNLHPMQAAFVEHDGYQCGYCTSGQIMSAVALLKEPIGPTDEDIKHAMAGNICRCGAYSNIVAAVRQVRQA, from the coding sequence GTGGCAGATTCACCCAACTTGCGCTTCAAGCATCTGCGTGCCCGCTTTACGCCCACATCACAGGAAGCCGCGCCGAACGCGGACGAACGCCAGTCTATCGACCTGGAGCCGCTCGCGCCGGAAGACCCCAAGGGCCGCTTCAGCCGGCGCTCATTCCTATCCGGTCTCAGCGCGACGGGTATCCTGGCCGGCGCCGCGCCGCTCGTACAGGCAGCGCCCGCTCACGAGCCCGTTGTGGAAGAAGAAGCTGCGCCCGCCGGGATTGTCACGGCCAACGTCATGCTCCGCATCAATGGCAAGGACTATCCGCTGCGTAATCTCGACACGCGCGCCACACTCCTTGACACGCTGCGCGAGCGTATCCATCTCACCGGCACTAAGAAGGGCTGCGATCACGGCCAGTGCGGCGCATGCACAGTGCACGTCAACGGCCGCCGCGTGAATAGCTGCCTTTCGTTCGCAGTGATGCATGAAGGCGACGAGATCACCACCATTGAGGGTATCGGGCAGCCCAGCAACCTGCACCCCATGCAGGCCGCCTTTGTGGAGCACGATGGCTATCAGTGCGGCTACTGCACCAGCGGGCAGATTATGAGCGCTGTCGCGTTGCTGAAGGAGCCCATCGGCCCCACCGACGAAGACATCAAGCACGCCATGGCCGGCAACATCTGCCGCTGCGGCGCGTACTCCAACATTGTCGCGGCCGTGCGGCAAGTACGCCAAGCCTGA
- a CDS encoding FAD binding domain-containing protein, giving the protein MQTFQYTKAANVDKALAAANGAKFIAGGTTLVDLMKLHVEQPSGLVDINLLPLDKIEKLPDGGLRIGAMVRNSDLAWNDDVKNNYAVLSQALLSGASPQLRNMATTGGNLLQRVRCAYFREPSAGTPGGYGCNKRTPGTGCAAMEGFNRTHAVLGTSDACIATHPSDMCVAMAALEAVIHVEGPKGKRTIPISDFHKLPGNTPHIENALEPGELITHVDLPKPIAGAKSVYLKLRDRASYEFALASCAAVVKVEGGHIRYARVAMGGVGTKPWRSHEAETALVGKAANAETFRHAAEAALAGAKPHKDNAFKVELAKRCVVRTLKMATATA; this is encoded by the coding sequence ATGCAGACCTTTCAGTACACAAAGGCCGCAAACGTCGATAAGGCTCTGGCCGCAGCGAACGGAGCGAAATTCATCGCAGGCGGCACCACGCTCGTCGACTTGATGAAGCTGCACGTTGAGCAGCCCTCGGGCCTCGTCGACATCAACCTGCTGCCGCTCGACAAGATCGAGAAGCTGCCCGACGGCGGGCTGCGCATCGGCGCCATGGTGCGGAATTCCGACTTGGCCTGGAACGATGACGTGAAGAACAACTACGCCGTTCTGTCGCAGGCCCTCCTCTCCGGCGCATCCCCGCAGCTGCGCAACATGGCCACTACCGGCGGCAATCTGCTTCAGCGTGTACGCTGCGCCTACTTCCGCGAGCCCAGCGCAGGCACACCCGGCGGCTACGGCTGCAACAAACGCACACCGGGCACAGGCTGCGCCGCGATGGAAGGCTTTAATCGCACGCACGCCGTGCTCGGCACCAGCGACGCCTGCATCGCCACGCATCCATCGGATATGTGCGTGGCCATGGCGGCACTCGAAGCAGTCATCCACGTGGAAGGCCCAAAAGGTAAGCGCACCATACCGATCTCCGACTTTCATAAGCTTCCAGGCAATACGCCGCACATCGAGAACGCGCTTGAGCCCGGTGAGTTGATCACGCATGTTGACCTGCCGAAGCCGATCGCGGGCGCAAAATCCGTCTACCTGAAGCTGCGCGACCGCGCGAGCTACGAGTTTGCGCTGGCCTCCTGCGCAGCGGTCGTAAAAGTCGAAGGCGGTCACATTCGTTACGCGCGCGTAGCTATGGGCGGAGTGGGAACGAAGCCCTGGCGATCGCATGAAGCGGAAACCGCGCTGGTGGGCAAGGCGGCGAATGCAGAGACGTTTCGTCATGCCGCGGAAGCCGCGCTCGCGGGAGCAAAGCCGCATAAGGACAATGCATTCAAAGTCGAGTTGGCCAAGCGTTGCGTGGTTCGCACGCTCAAGATGGCAACCGCAACCGCGTAG
- a CDS encoding DUF2165 family protein, translating into MITRTAKLLLLWALVLFHTLVAFNNVTDFDSNYQFVRHVLMMDSTFPSSHTHWRAIGSPAVHVAFYVGIIAWEAAIALLLWVGSVRMLRSLREPAAVFNAAKRLPILALTLSLLMWLVAFLCVGGEWFLMWQSQTWNGQQEAFRMFAVVGLVLLILMHADTDEQV; encoded by the coding sequence ATGATCACCCGCACGGCCAAGCTCCTGCTGCTCTGGGCGCTGGTGCTGTTCCACACGCTGGTGGCGTTCAACAACGTCACCGACTTCGATTCCAACTACCAGTTCGTGCGCCACGTGCTGATGATGGATTCTACGTTCCCGTCGAGCCATACTCACTGGCGCGCAATTGGATCGCCGGCAGTTCACGTTGCGTTCTATGTCGGAATAATCGCGTGGGAGGCGGCGATCGCTCTGTTGCTGTGGGTCGGGTCGGTGCGTATGCTCCGCAGTTTGCGCGAGCCGGCGGCGGTGTTCAATGCGGCCAAGCGCTTGCCAATACTCGCGCTGACGTTGTCGCTGTTGATGTGGCTGGTAGCGTTTCTCTGCGTTGGCGGCGAATGGTTCCTGATGTGGCAGTCGCAGACGTGGAACGGGCAGCAGGAAGCCTTCAGGATGTTCGCGGTCGTGGGTCTGGTATTGCTGATCCTGATGCACGCCGACACGGATGAGCAGGTATGA
- a CDS encoding nucleotidyltransferase family protein, with the protein MKHSAKIAAIILAAGASRRLGQPKQLVKYHGETLIARAVRIAYEAGLDPVIVVLGAERDPVRAAVSDERVVFVENDAWAEGIASSMRAGLDALEPDAVGALIMPCDQPRLTSDHLSRMMHSFADGVIVASSYAGLRGVPAIFPRDTWSELMKLSADVGARRLLANPERSVVEVAFDGGEVDIDAPEDLDQLR; encoded by the coding sequence ATGAAACACTCAGCGAAAATCGCAGCCATCATCCTTGCGGCGGGTGCAAGCCGGCGGCTGGGGCAGCCCAAGCAACTCGTTAAATACCACGGCGAGACGCTGATTGCGCGGGCAGTGCGAATCGCGTATGAGGCGGGGCTCGATCCGGTGATCGTAGTGCTGGGCGCTGAGCGTGATCCCGTACGCGCAGCGGTCAGCGACGAGCGAGTGGTCTTCGTTGAGAATGATGCGTGGGCCGAAGGAATCGCAAGCTCGATGCGCGCAGGGTTGGACGCACTCGAGCCGGATGCAGTCGGCGCATTGATCATGCCCTGCGATCAGCCACGTCTAACCTCAGATCACCTGTCGCGCATGATGCACTCTTTTGCTGACGGAGTCATCGTAGCTTCAAGCTATGCTGGCCTGCGTGGCGTTCCGGCCATCTTTCCCCGTGACACGTGGAGCGAGTTGATGAAGCTTTCAGCCGATGTAGGCGCGAGGCGACTGTTAGCCAATCCCGAACGTTCGGTGGTGGAGGTTGCGTTCGATGGCGGCGAAGTCGACATTGACGCGCCCGAGGATCTGGACCAACTCCGGTAA
- a CDS encoding xanthine dehydrogenase family protein molybdopterin-binding subunit encodes MATARIPQGADIIGAAVPRIDGPLKTTGVARYSLDHHFPNLVHGVPVQATIGRGRIRSLDASAAEKMPGVLLVMHHGKIGNVYRTFPRQQDGSMAETRPPFEDDKIYYWGQYVAAVIAETLEQAKAAAAAIKIEYDAESPDVRHDLSAGYEGPHDSSWKRGDPDKALSEAPVTIDQTYVTPVETHNPMEMHGTVAVWDGENITLYDSSQGVVSHRTIMSEVLGIPRENVRTVSRFIGSGFGGKLSPWPQCTLAAAAARQLNRPVKISVDRRMMFSNVGHRPRTQQRIRLGATKDGKLTAIRHDFYTQTSQLDDFVEHCGEQTPFLYSCPNLEVTTALTHRNVGTPCPMRGPGAVPGLYALESGINELAWKLNMDPVELRLKNDADHDEGTNKPFSSRHWKECLTTGAEKIGWSKRTPGIGSMRRDGKIIGLGLGSASWSAARIPATASVELCPNGRVCVRSATQDIGTGTYTLFAQVAHAKTGVPLDRIDVFLGDTNLPDGPTSGGSMVTSAILPAATTAVNQAVDRLLHVAALTPGSPFHGSKPDHLTIAQGRVVPKPQEPGQPKVVGASYSASADLTANGVPFEEVLRMANLSSISATGRTFPSFEDPKAKQYSMHSFGAHFAEVEWDPEIVRLRVSRIVSVFDCGKIINMGPAKNQILGAAIMGLGMSLLEETVYDPRTGQPINGSFADYLVATCADLPDLDVTYLDYPDTIVNEYGARGVGEIGMAGVAPAITEAVYHATGVRVRELPIRIEDLLQSKITAV; translated from the coding sequence ATGGCAACGGCACGCATTCCCCAAGGCGCAGACATCATTGGCGCCGCTGTGCCGCGCATTGACGGCCCGCTCAAGACCACCGGCGTCGCGCGCTACTCGCTCGATCACCACTTCCCGAACCTGGTTCACGGTGTGCCAGTGCAGGCTACGATCGGCCGTGGCCGCATCCGCTCGCTTGACGCCTCCGCCGCCGAAAAGATGCCAGGCGTGCTGCTCGTCATGCATCACGGCAAGATCGGCAACGTCTATCGCACGTTTCCGCGGCAGCAGGACGGCAGTATGGCCGAGACGCGGCCGCCCTTTGAAGACGACAAGATTTACTACTGGGGCCAGTACGTCGCTGCTGTCATCGCCGAAACGCTGGAGCAGGCCAAGGCTGCCGCCGCGGCGATCAAGATTGAATATGACGCCGAATCGCCCGACGTCCGCCACGATCTCAGCGCCGGTTATGAGGGCCCGCACGACAGCAGTTGGAAGCGCGGGGATCCCGACAAAGCGCTCTCCGAAGCTCCCGTCACGATCGACCAGACCTACGTCACGCCTGTCGAGACGCACAATCCGATGGAGATGCACGGCACCGTCGCTGTGTGGGATGGCGAGAACATTACGCTCTATGATTCGTCGCAGGGCGTGGTCAGCCATCGCACCATCATGTCGGAAGTCCTGGGCATTCCGCGGGAAAACGTCCGCACCGTCTCGCGATTCATCGGCTCCGGTTTTGGTGGCAAGCTCTCGCCCTGGCCGCAGTGCACGCTGGCAGCGGCAGCAGCACGGCAGCTCAATCGACCCGTCAAGATCAGCGTCGACCGCCGCATGATGTTTTCGAACGTGGGCCATCGTCCACGCACCCAGCAGCGGATCCGCCTCGGCGCGACCAAAGACGGCAAGCTCACCGCAATACGCCACGACTTCTATACGCAAACTTCGCAGCTCGATGACTTCGTCGAGCACTGCGGCGAGCAGACTCCGTTCCTCTATAGCTGTCCAAACCTTGAAGTGACCACGGCGCTGACGCATCGCAACGTTGGCACGCCGTGTCCCATGCGCGGGCCTGGTGCCGTGCCTGGTCTCTACGCGCTGGAGTCTGGCATCAACGAACTTGCGTGGAAGCTCAATATGGATCCCGTCGAGCTACGCCTCAAGAATGATGCCGATCACGACGAGGGGACCAACAAGCCCTTCTCTTCGCGCCACTGGAAGGAATGCCTGACCACGGGCGCGGAAAAGATCGGCTGGAGCAAGCGCACGCCCGGCATTGGTTCCATGCGCCGCGATGGCAAGATCATCGGCCTCGGCCTCGGCAGCGCCTCGTGGAGCGCGGCACGCATTCCTGCTACCGCTTCGGTCGAGCTCTGCCCCAACGGCCGCGTCTGCGTCCGCAGCGCCACGCAGGACATTGGCACCGGCACATACACGTTGTTCGCGCAGGTAGCTCACGCGAAGACAGGCGTGCCGCTCGACCGCATCGACGTCTTCCTCGGCGACACGAACCTTCCTGACGGCCCCACATCCGGCGGATCGATGGTCACCAGCGCGATTCTGCCGGCTGCAACCACGGCCGTGAACCAGGCAGTCGATCGCCTTCTCCATGTTGCCGCGCTCACTCCCGGCTCGCCCTTCCACGGATCGAAGCCTGATCACCTCACGATTGCGCAAGGTCGCGTTGTTCCCAAACCGCAGGAGCCAGGGCAGCCCAAAGTCGTTGGCGCTTCGTACAGTGCAAGCGCCGACCTGACCGCAAACGGTGTTCCGTTCGAAGAAGTTCTGCGCATGGCGAATCTCAGCAGCATCTCCGCCACCGGACGGACGTTCCCCTCTTTCGAGGACCCGAAGGCGAAGCAGTACTCGATGCACTCGTTCGGCGCGCACTTCGCTGAAGTCGAGTGGGACCCCGAGATCGTGCGCCTGCGGGTGAGCCGAATCGTCTCGGTCTTTGACTGCGGCAAGATCATCAACATGGGCCCAGCAAAGAACCAGATCCTAGGTGCTGCGATCATGGGCCTTGGCATGTCGTTGCTTGAAGAAACTGTCTATGACCCGCGCACGGGCCAGCCCATCAACGGCAGCTTCGCCGACTACCTCGTCGCCACCTGCGCCGATTTGCCCGACCTCGACGTCACCTATCTCGATTATCCCGACACCATCGTCAACGAGTACGGCGCGCGCGGCGTGGGCGAAATCGGCATGGCGGGCGTCGCTCCCGCGATCACTGAGGCCGTTTATCACGCCACCGGAGTCCGCGTGCGCGAGCTCCCCATCCGCATTGAAGACCTTCTGCAGTCGAAGATCACAGCAGTTTAA
- a CDS encoding nucleoside deaminase, which translates to MDQAKYEAMLQVALEEARQGFAEGGIPIGAALFTEDGELVSRGHNRRVQEDDSSIHGETDAFRKAGRQRSYRKLIMVTTLSPCWYCSGLVRQFGIGTVVVGESRTFRGGADWLRENGVNIIDLDSAECRELLERYVAAHPEVWNEDIGKE; encoded by the coding sequence ATGGATCAGGCGAAGTATGAGGCAATGCTGCAGGTGGCGCTTGAAGAGGCGCGGCAGGGATTTGCGGAAGGTGGCATTCCCATTGGCGCAGCGCTGTTCACTGAAGACGGCGAGCTGGTGAGCCGTGGTCACAACCGCCGCGTGCAGGAAGACGATTCCAGCATTCACGGGGAGACGGATGCGTTTCGCAAAGCGGGCAGGCAGCGCAGTTATCGCAAGCTCATCATGGTAACGACGCTGTCGCCCTGCTGGTACTGCAGCGGACTCGTGCGGCAGTTCGGGATCGGCACAGTGGTAGTAGGCGAAAGCCGCACGTTCCGGGGCGGTGCAGACTGGCTGCGCGAGAACGGAGTCAACATCATCGATCTCGATAGCGCCGAGTGCCGCGAGCTGCTGGAGCGCTACGTCGCCGCTCACCCCGAGGTCTGGAACGAAGACATCGGCAAAGAGTAG
- a CDS encoding amidase: MTAPLGSIRTLRSALANSVTTPTRLAEAALANANRNASGNTYLWHDPAWTLREAERAEQMPRGEGGPFGDGRDTLWGLPISVKDCFDLAGAPTTCGTTFYRDKNGVAQQDSWMVERLRARGAVITGKTHLHPLAYGITGENPEFGDCLQPGKDDALTGGSSSGACASVMEGSAVAAIGTDTGGSVRVPAALCGLAGYRASLGRGDWRGGAHLSQSFDTLGWLFADVEEAPLLGAFYADHEPAHDLPHIRAYGRFAIVGEDFLHDCEPEIVESYRDTIRDLEDLGLSSTEISVDWWGDAQDIFAPIQAWEAAGLHRGNFEHFETAIRERLEWGARITPDEIADLRQRHEEFKSRMDDLFDQHQLVILPAAPVATLAAGADHSNTRKRLLRYTVAISMAGAPAVTIPCTAGGMQIAAARNQDESLLQLVALLGARRKASAPVLNA, encoded by the coding sequence ATGACAGCTCCTCTGGGCTCGATCCGCACTCTTCGCAGCGCGCTGGCAAACAGCGTCACCACTCCGACTCGCCTGGCCGAGGCCGCACTGGCCAACGCCAACCGCAATGCCAGCGGCAACACTTATCTTTGGCACGACCCTGCCTGGACCCTGCGCGAAGCCGAACGCGCCGAGCAGATGCCGCGCGGCGAGGGTGGCCCGTTTGGAGACGGCCGCGACACGCTCTGGGGCTTGCCTATTTCTGTCAAAGACTGCTTCGATCTGGCTGGCGCGCCGACCACGTGCGGCACAACGTTCTATCGCGACAAGAACGGTGTTGCCCAGCAGGACTCATGGATGGTCGAGCGGCTGCGCGCACGCGGAGCTGTGATTACCGGCAAGACTCACCTGCATCCGCTCGCGTATGGCATCACCGGCGAGAATCCTGAATTCGGCGATTGCCTGCAGCCCGGGAAAGACGATGCACTGACGGGCGGCTCATCGTCTGGAGCGTGCGCGAGCGTGATGGAAGGCTCCGCCGTTGCTGCCATTGGAACCGATACTGGCGGCTCGGTGCGCGTGCCGGCGGCACTCTGTGGACTTGCAGGATATCGAGCCTCGCTTGGGCGCGGAGACTGGCGGGGCGGTGCGCACCTTTCGCAGTCGTTCGATACGCTGGGCTGGTTGTTTGCCGATGTGGAAGAAGCACCTCTGCTAGGCGCCTTCTACGCCGACCACGAGCCTGCGCATGACTTGCCTCATATCCGGGCTTACGGCCGCTTCGCCATCGTAGGCGAGGATTTCCTTCACGATTGCGAACCCGAGATTGTAGAGAGCTATCGGGACACGATCCGCGATCTGGAAGACCTCGGCCTCAGCTCCACGGAGATTAGCGTTGACTGGTGGGGCGACGCGCAAGACATCTTCGCGCCCATTCAGGCATGGGAGGCCGCCGGTCTGCATCGCGGCAACTTCGAGCATTTTGAAACCGCCATTCGCGAGCGCCTGGAGTGGGGCGCACGCATAACGCCTGATGAAATCGCGGACCTGCGCCAGCGCCACGAAGAGTTCAAATCCCGCATGGACGATCTCTTCGATCAACACCAACTTGTGATCCTACCGGCCGCGCCCGTCGCCACGCTCGCCGCCGGAGCAGACCACAGCAACACGCGTAAGCGCCTGCTGCGCTACACCGTGGCGATCAGCATGGCTGGCGCACCTGCGGTGACGATTCCCTGCACCGCGGGCGGAATGCAGATTGCCGCCGCACGCAATCAGGACGAGTCGCTGCTGCAACTCGTGGCTTTGCTCGGGGCGCGGAGAAAGGCTTCCGCCCCCGTGCTCAACGCCTGA
- a CDS encoding NIPSNAP family protein — protein sequence MDRRNFLAGSLAASAVALGQKANAQAAAPQGREFYLLRRYFLENGPQSGLTEHYIGDALIPALARRNMGPVGAFKLDIGPETPTYYVLIPSKSVEDLATLDFALAKDDAFMKAAQPFWSAPATASAFVRSDSTLLAAFEGFPRVTPPPKTAGAKRVYQLRTYESPSFSDHVRKVEMFNAGEFDLFKAAGFNNVFFGDTLVGARMPSLTYMLSFEDLAQLNAHWAAFSNNPEWKKLSSDQKYAFEPIVSNISNLILSPLSSSQI from the coding sequence TTGGATCGTCGGAATTTTCTTGCTGGATCATTGGCGGCGTCGGCTGTAGCGTTGGGACAAAAAGCGAACGCGCAGGCAGCTGCCCCGCAGGGGCGTGAGTTCTACCTGCTGCGCCGGTACTTTCTTGAGAACGGCCCGCAGAGCGGACTTACCGAGCACTACATCGGCGATGCGCTGATTCCCGCACTGGCGCGCAGGAACATGGGGCCGGTGGGCGCGTTCAAGCTCGATATCGGGCCGGAGACGCCGACATACTACGTGCTGATTCCGTCGAAATCTGTGGAGGACCTCGCCACGCTGGACTTCGCCCTGGCCAAAGACGATGCATTCATGAAAGCGGCACAGCCTTTCTGGAGCGCGCCCGCGACGGCATCAGCGTTCGTGCGCTCAGACTCGACGCTGCTGGCTGCTTTCGAAGGATTTCCGCGAGTAACGCCTCCGCCGAAGACGGCAGGCGCCAAGCGCGTGTATCAGCTGCGGACCTATGAGAGCCCAAGCTTCAGCGATCACGTGCGCAAGGTTGAGATGTTCAACGCAGGCGAGTTCGATCTGTTCAAGGCCGCGGGCTTCAACAACGTCTTCTTTGGCGACACGCTGGTGGGCGCCCGCATGCCCAGCCTGACTTACATGTTGAGCTTCGAGGATCTCGCGCAGCTCAATGCGCACTGGGCTGCGTTCAGCAACAATCCGGAGTGGAAGAAGCTGTCGAGCGATCAGAAGTATGCGTTCGAGCCCATTGTCAGCAACATCAGCAACTTGATACTCAGCCCGCTCTCGTCCTCGCAGATCTGA